The following coding sequences are from one uncultured Desulfobacter sp. window:
- a CDS encoding CoA pyrophosphatase, translated as MNISSYIEIMNSAIVSAAHPPAPDPEQFKATAVMALFLFRREPELLFIQKADREGYAWRNQMAFPGGHVDQADKSARQAAFRELHEETGILSDNVEYIGSLGHFQTLKNRDIQAFTGVWNQKDDIVVETQEVSRVLKIPYQTLLQTHQENGYAGHRPNVMELKYPYKDVVIWGVTAQIVHHLIEVVGDISSA; from the coding sequence ATGAACATCTCATCATATATTGAAATAATGAATTCCGCGATTGTCTCCGCGGCCCACCCGCCGGCCCCGGACCCAGAGCAGTTTAAAGCCACGGCGGTGATGGCACTTTTTCTTTTTCGCCGGGAACCGGAACTGCTGTTTATCCAGAAAGCGGACCGGGAAGGATATGCCTGGCGCAACCAGATGGCGTTTCCCGGCGGCCATGTGGACCAGGCAGACAAGTCTGCCCGGCAGGCGGCCTTTCGTGAGCTTCATGAAGAAACGGGCATTTTGTCTGACAACGTCGAATACATCGGATCACTGGGCCATTTTCAGACCTTGAAAAACCGGGACATCCAGGCGTTTACAGGCGTCTGGAACCAAAAAGACGACATCGTTGTTGAAACCCAGGAAGTTTCAAGGGTGCTTAAAATCCCCTATCAGACGCTCCTGCAAACCCACCAGGAAAACGGCTACGCCGGCCACAGACCCAATGTCATGGAACTAAAATATCCATACAAAGATGTGGTGATCTGGGGCGTGACCGCACAGATTGTCCATCACCTAATAGAGGTAGTAGGAGACATATCTTCAGCGTAA
- a CDS encoding polyprenyl synthetase family protein, producing the protein MTKNIKKEIMELAGPDLLLVEQALEANLTPNLERVKQVAGHLLFAGGKRLRPLLMIHAARMCGFQTGQEIEFSTIFEYLHAATLLHDDVVDGSDTRRGKPCAHTLWDAPTVVLTGDFLLATALVISARTKSPRVIEVIAQITADMAQGEILQMEKTGNPDLTEEEYNEIIERKTAVLIQGACRTGALVAKADDDREAALKDYGRHLGMAFQMADDLLDYTATAEQLGKNPGADMREGKLTLPLIYSLGKADTRDREWMLAAMARPQFDPQEFESLKERLTRLGGIEYTNNRAIAHVQAARTALDIFPESASKHLLELIADYSILRKV; encoded by the coding sequence GTGACAAAAAATATAAAAAAAGAGATTATGGAACTGGCCGGTCCGGACCTTTTACTGGTGGAGCAGGCCCTTGAAGCAAATTTGACCCCGAACCTGGAGCGGGTAAAGCAGGTGGCAGGCCATCTGCTGTTTGCCGGGGGTAAACGGCTGCGGCCGCTGCTCATGATTCATGCTGCCCGCATGTGCGGATTCCAGACCGGCCAGGAGATCGAATTTTCCACTATTTTTGAATATCTTCATGCCGCTACATTACTCCATGATGATGTGGTGGACGGGTCCGATACCCGCCGGGGCAAACCTTGTGCCCATACCCTGTGGGATGCGCCCACGGTGGTGCTCACAGGGGACTTTCTTCTGGCCACGGCCCTTGTGATTTCCGCACGAACAAAATCCCCCCGGGTCATTGAAGTGATCGCACAGATTACGGCGGACATGGCCCAGGGCGAGATCCTTCAGATGGAAAAAACGGGAAACCCGGATCTTACGGAAGAAGAGTACAATGAAATCATAGAACGCAAGACCGCGGTTCTGATCCAGGGTGCCTGCCGCACGGGAGCCCTTGTGGCCAAGGCCGATGACGATCGGGAAGCGGCCCTTAAAGATTACGGCCGGCATCTGGGCATGGCCTTTCAGATGGCCGACGATTTGCTGGACTACACGGCCACAGCCGAACAGCTGGGTAAAAACCCCGGGGCGGATATGCGTGAGGGCAAATTAACCTTGCCCCTGATTTACAGCCTTGGTAAGGCGGATACCCGGGACCGAGAATGGATGCTGGCGGCCATGGCACGGCCCCAGTTTGACCCCCAGGAGTTTGAAAGTCTAAAAGAACGCCTGACCCGTCTGGGCGGCATTGAGTATACAAACAACCGGGCCATTGCCCATGTGCAGGCCGCCCGAACCGCCCTGGATATTTTTCCTGAATCCGCCTCCAAACACCTGCTGGAACTGATTGCGGATTATTCCATCCTCAGAAAGGTATAA
- the rimO gene encoding 30S ribosomal protein S12 methylthiotransferase RimO, which translates to MKIYLESLGCSRNQVDSEIMLGRLTAAGHQVVPDPVQAEAIIVNTCGFISTASQEAVDVILEMAEFKTSGACQRLVVTGCLVQRYKDDPDLFGSLPEVDAFLGTAACDRIVSAVENDGSEPFTLFPAPDARQVDIPVQARELLFEKTAYIKVSEGCNRHCTYCIIPNLRGRQRSRPVELICKEASALLDQGVQEIILTAENTTDYGMDLGGADFHTVLEETSKTISQKDPLAWLRFLYTHPSTLDSRVIEAVQRHANICSYYDVPIQHAHDEVLKRMGRPYTRQTLTRLFSDIRQRDPDAVLRTTVIVGFPGETEDQFNDLLAFIQEVAFDYLGVFTYSDSEDLPAHHLGDHISEEVMELRHDTIMAAQAKISEKRNARHVGRVYPVLVEENPEEGVYIGRTPFQAPDVDGVTFIYSDGLDTGRLVQVKITDAFEYDIAGEMV; encoded by the coding sequence ATGAAAATTTACCTTGAAAGCCTGGGATGTTCCAGAAACCAGGTGGACAGTGAGATCATGCTTGGCCGGTTGACTGCAGCCGGCCATCAGGTCGTCCCTGACCCGGTTCAGGCAGAAGCGATTATCGTAAATACCTGCGGGTTTATCTCAACCGCCTCCCAGGAGGCGGTTGATGTTATTTTGGAGATGGCGGAATTTAAAACCTCCGGTGCTTGTCAGCGACTGGTTGTCACCGGCTGTCTTGTCCAGCGGTATAAGGATGATCCGGATCTTTTCGGCAGTCTGCCGGAAGTGGACGCGTTTTTGGGCACGGCCGCCTGTGACCGCATTGTCAGCGCTGTGGAAAATGACGGTTCGGAGCCATTTACCCTGTTTCCTGCACCCGATGCCCGGCAGGTGGACATACCCGTGCAGGCCCGGGAACTTCTTTTTGAAAAAACCGCCTACATCAAGGTGTCCGAAGGGTGCAACCGTCATTGTACCTACTGCATTATCCCCAACCTGCGGGGCCGCCAACGCTCCCGGCCCGTGGAACTGATCTGCAAAGAAGCCTCCGCGCTGCTCGATCAGGGCGTTCAGGAGATTATCCTCACAGCCGAGAATACCACGGATTACGGCATGGACCTGGGGGGCGCGGATTTTCATACGGTGCTTGAAGAAACATCAAAAACGATCTCCCAAAAAGATCCCTTGGCTTGGCTTCGATTTTTGTATACCCACCCAAGCACCCTTGATAGCCGAGTCATTGAGGCTGTTCAGCGCCATGCCAACATCTGTTCCTATTATGATGTGCCCATCCAGCATGCCCATGATGAGGTGCTAAAGCGCATGGGGCGGCCCTACACCCGTCAGACGCTTACCCGGCTTTTTTCCGATATCCGACAGCGGGACCCGGATGCCGTGTTACGGACCACCGTAATCGTGGGGTTCCCCGGTGAAACAGAGGATCAGTTCAATGACCTGCTGGCATTCATACAAGAGGTGGCGTTTGATTATCTCGGGGTGTTTACCTATTCTGATTCCGAGGATCTGCCTGCCCACCATTTGGGCGATCATATTTCCGAAGAGGTGATGGAACTGCGGCATGACACCATTATGGCGGCCCAGGCAAAGATTTCCGAAAAACGCAATGCCCGGCATGTGGGACGTGTCTATCCGGTGCTTGTGGAAGAAAACCCCGAAGAGGGGGTATACATCGGCAGAACCCCGTTCCAGGCCCCGGACGTGGATGGGGTGACATTTATTTATTCAGATGGACTGGACACAGGCCGCCTGGTTCAGGTAAAAATAACCGACGCATTTGAATATGATATTGCCGGGGAGATGGTGTGA
- the dnaN gene encoding DNA polymerase III subunit beta yields MKFSFNKKDILEVLAKIQGITGRKTNLKITSDILIKAVESKIIITANDLETVFTGTYEAQVETPGILSINSKKFFEIIREYPNENICINEVENRWVEIGSGDSVYHIVSSDYENFPETPVIENVSFIEVASKDLKKMVAVSSVIGYQNDEKRTYVLGALIEKAEVEGAEMLRIVSTDSRRLHCFDVPFTGELDLGSSRVLIPKKGLAELGKFIDSDIETIKVGVKDNHFVSQRANESIMIKLLEGDYPDYKLVINMADMIPIEVERSMFLTLMKRVSILTSDDYKSVIFNFTDNSLTVTITNPEIGESKEQLMVGFSGEEIKSAFNPRYFMDALNLFDDEIVTLNIKDSKSPCIVKSMKNNNLICVIMSIHLS; encoded by the coding sequence ATGAAATTCTCCTTCAACAAAAAGGATATCCTGGAAGTTCTGGCAAAAATCCAGGGGATCACCGGCAGAAAAACAAATTTAAAAATCACCTCTGATATCTTGATCAAGGCAGTAGAATCAAAGATCATCATCACGGCCAACGACCTTGAAACGGTTTTCACCGGCACCTATGAGGCCCAGGTTGAAACGCCGGGAATTCTGTCTATCAACTCAAAAAAATTCTTTGAAATCATCAGGGAATATCCCAATGAGAATATCTGCATCAATGAGGTTGAAAACAGGTGGGTTGAAATAGGATCCGGGGACAGCGTTTACCACATTGTCTCCTCGGATTATGAAAACTTTCCCGAAACCCCTGTGATCGAAAACGTCAGCTTCATAGAAGTGGCATCCAAAGACTTGAAAAAAATGGTGGCCGTCTCTTCTGTAATCGGCTACCAGAATGACGAAAAAAGAACCTATGTTCTCGGGGCTTTGATTGAAAAGGCTGAGGTGGAGGGCGCAGAGATGCTGCGGATCGTGTCAACGGATTCAAGGCGGCTTCACTGCTTTGATGTCCCGTTTACAGGGGAACTTGATCTGGGAAGTTCCCGGGTACTCATCCCCAAGAAAGGGCTGGCCGAGCTTGGAAAATTCATTGATTCCGATATAGAGACCATCAAGGTGGGGGTCAAGGACAACCATTTCGTGTCCCAGCGGGCCAATGAATCCATCATGATCAAACTGCTGGAAGGCGATTATCCGGACTATAAACTTGTCATTAATATGGCGGACATGATTCCCATTGAAGTTGAGCGGTCAATGTTTCTCACATTGATGAAACGCGTATCCATCCTGACCTCGGATGATTATAAAAGCGTTATATTCAACTTCACGGACAACAGTTTGACCGTTACCATCACCAACCCTGAAATCGGCGAGTCCAAAGAACAGCTCATGGTCGGTTTTTCCGGCGAAGAGATAAAAAGCGCATTTAACCCCAGATACTTTATGGATGCGCTGAATCTGTTTGACGACGAAATTGTGACACTGAACATCAAAGACAGCAAGAGCCCCTGCATCGTTAAAAGCATGAAAAACAATAACCTTATATGCGTAATAATGTCCATACATCTATCATGA
- the htpG gene encoding molecular chaperone HtpG, giving the protein MAEKETRQFKTEVQQLLHLIIHSLYSNQEIFVRELISNASDAIDKARFKEQTEPDLFADDNDYHIRLAADSEAKTFTITDNGIGMTFDEVNDNIGTIAQSGTAAFMQALEKSKNETGLSPELIGQFGVGFYSAFIVADKVRLDTKAPGQEKGVRWESDGQGEYTLEEIDKETRGTQITLFLKEPEEGEKDFTEEYVIRNVVKKHSDFVTYPIIMNVESSEPIPEKEIIKDKDGKPIGDTYRKVRKDETLNSMKAIWAKSKDEVTEEEHKEFYKHISHNWDDPCEIIHKKFEGVTEYDVLMYLPSKAPFDMFRPERKHGMQLYCKRVFIMDDCKELLPEYLGFVQGIVDAPDLNLNVSREILQEDRLVRNIRKNLVKQIFSTLEGMEDEKYIEFYEEFGQALKAGIPSDYDNKERLASLLRYKTTKSGDKYVTLDQYIENMKEDQKEIYYITGENLASLVNSPLLEALKEKDYEVLLMVDPIDEWVTQSLPEYKEKKLKSAEKGDLDLEKVDDEKKNEYSALLSFLKGKLESKVKDVVVSNRLKNSISCLTGDEWAMSAYMEKILKASGQKAPEQKRALEVNVNHPVMEKIKSVFESDTTNPVLTDYCDLLYDIAVISEGGKLDNPARFSTLVGDLMAKSI; this is encoded by the coding sequence ATGGCAGAAAAAGAAACCCGACAATTTAAAACCGAAGTTCAGCAGCTGTTGCATCTGATTATTCACTCTCTGTATTCCAACCAGGAAATTTTTGTCCGGGAGTTGATTTCAAACGCCTCGGACGCCATTGATAAGGCACGATTCAAAGAACAGACCGAGCCGGATCTGTTTGCCGATGACAATGATTACCATATCCGCCTGGCTGCGGACAGCGAAGCCAAAACCTTCACCATCACCGACAACGGCATCGGCATGACCTTTGACGAGGTCAATGACAATATCGGTACCATTGCCCAGTCCGGAACTGCTGCGTTTATGCAGGCTCTGGAAAAGTCAAAAAATGAAACCGGTCTCTCCCCGGAACTGATCGGCCAGTTTGGTGTGGGCTTTTATTCTGCGTTTATCGTGGCGGACAAAGTGCGGCTGGACACCAAAGCCCCGGGTCAGGAAAAAGGCGTGCGGTGGGAATCCGACGGCCAGGGTGAATATACCCTTGAGGAGATTGATAAGGAAACACGGGGAACACAGATCACCTTGTTCCTTAAGGAGCCCGAAGAGGGCGAAAAGGATTTCACCGAAGAGTACGTCATCCGTAACGTCGTTAAAAAGCATTCCGACTTTGTTACCTATCCCATCATCATGAATGTGGAGAGCAGCGAACCCATTCCTGAAAAAGAAATTATCAAAGACAAAGACGGCAAACCCATCGGGGACACCTATCGCAAGGTTAGAAAAGATGAAACCCTCAACTCCATGAAAGCCATCTGGGCCAAGTCCAAGGACGAGGTGACCGAAGAGGAGCACAAGGAGTTCTATAAACACATCTCCCACAACTGGGACGACCCCTGCGAAATTATTCACAAAAAATTTGAAGGGGTGACCGAGTATGATGTACTGATGTACCTTCCCTCCAAGGCCCCCTTTGACATGTTTCGGCCGGAGCGCAAACACGGTATGCAGCTTTACTGCAAGCGCGTGTTCATAATGGACGACTGCAAAGAACTTTTGCCCGAATATCTGGGCTTTGTCCAGGGTATTGTGGATGCGCCGGACCTGAACCTCAACGTCAGCCGCGAAATTCTCCAGGAAGACCGCCTGGTCAGGAATATCCGCAAGAATCTGGTCAAACAGATTTTCAGCACCCTCGAAGGCATGGAAGATGAAAAATACATTGAATTCTACGAAGAGTTCGGCCAGGCACTAAAAGCCGGTATCCCCTCGGATTACGATAACAAGGAGCGACTGGCCTCTCTGCTGCGTTACAAAACCACCAAGTCCGGTGATAAATATGTGACCCTTGATCAGTACATCGAAAACATGAAAGAGGACCAGAAAGAGATTTACTACATCACGGGTGAAAATCTGGCCTCCCTTGTGAATTCCCCGCTGCTTGAGGCGCTCAAAGAAAAGGACTACGAAGTCCTTCTCATGGTGGACCCCATTGATGAATGGGTGACCCAGTCCCTGCCCGAGTACAAGGAAAAGAAACTGAAAAGTGCCGAGAAAGGCGACCTTGACCTGGAAAAGGTGGATGACGAAAAGAAAAACGAGTATTCAGCCTTACTCTCTTTCCTTAAGGGTAAGCTGGAAAGCAAGGTTAAGGATGTGGTGGTCTCCAACCGGCTTAAAAATTCCATCTCCTGCTTGACAGGCGATGAGTGGGCCATGAGTGCTTATATGGAAAAAATCCTTAAAGCATCCGGCCAGAAAGCACCGGAACAGAAACGTGCCCTGGAAGTCAATGTCAACCATCCGGTCATGGAAAAGATCAAGTCCGTGTTTGAATCAGATACCACAAATCCGGTGCTGACGGACTATTGCGATCTGCTCTATGATATCGCCGTGATTTCCGAAGGCGGCAAGCTTGATAATCCGGCACGGTTTTCCACACTTGTGGGAGATCTTATGGCAAAATCCATATGA
- a CDS encoding ribonucleoside triphosphate reductase, translated as MFEQIKKRDGRVAAFDSSKITNALIKAGAATKEFNGRDAKKMTMRVLTLARDLQLGAIPEVEEIQDIVERVLLDSPFYKTAKAYIIYREQHNQIRKIAINENVCLMESYISRMDWKVRENSNMSYSLQGLNNYISSDITAEYWLNKIYPPAIRDAHYSGDIHIHDLSLLSVYCVGWDLQDLLLEGFKGVAGKVESSPPKHFRSALGQVVNFFYTLQGEAAGAQAMSNFDTLLAPFVRYDNLEYKEVKQALQEFVFNINIPTRVGFQTPFTNITMDLNVPSMLKDSPVIIGGKYQKDTYAQFQNEMDMINSAFAEVMMEGDAKGRVFTFPIPTYNITADFNWANPKLENIWKMTGKYGIPYFSNFVNSDMDPEDARSMCCRLRLDNRELRKRGGGLFGANPLTGSIGVVTLNLPRIGRLAEDEADFFSRLDKLIDISAESLGIKRKILEKFTENDLYPYSKFYLRKIKENTGVYWRNHFSTIGVLGMNEACLNFLGEENGIATPRGQAFAVKAMDHIRSKIENLQESTGEIFNLEATPAEGTTYRFAKLDKKKFKNIICANEEEFKNGSDPFYTNSTHLPVNYTDDLFEALELQDELQTKYTGGTVQHLFLGEEVSDIETVKHMVAKVSNSFHLPYFTLTPTFSVCPSHGYISGEHAKCETCNADTEIYSRVVGYLRPVSQWNNGKQTEFTMRKTYTAQKVAAKIAS; from the coding sequence ATGTTTGAGCAAATCAAAAAAAGAGACGGACGGGTAGCTGCGTTTGATTCTTCTAAAATAACAAACGCTTTAATCAAAGCCGGTGCAGCCACCAAAGAATTCAACGGCAGAGATGCAAAAAAAATGACCATGCGGGTACTGACACTTGCCCGGGATCTTCAGCTGGGGGCCATTCCCGAAGTTGAAGAAATCCAGGATATTGTGGAGCGGGTACTCCTGGATTCTCCGTTTTACAAAACCGCCAAAGCATACATTATCTACCGGGAGCAGCATAACCAGATTCGGAAAATTGCCATCAATGAAAACGTCTGCCTCATGGAATCCTACATCAGCCGAATGGACTGGAAGGTCCGGGAAAACTCAAATATGAGCTACTCCCTCCAGGGGTTGAACAACTATATCTCGTCGGATATCACCGCCGAATACTGGCTCAATAAAATCTATCCCCCGGCCATCCGGGATGCCCATTACAGCGGGGACATCCATATCCATGACCTAAGCCTTCTGTCCGTATACTGTGTGGGCTGGGACCTGCAGGATCTGCTTCTTGAAGGATTCAAAGGCGTGGCCGGTAAGGTGGAATCCTCGCCCCCCAAACATTTCAGAAGCGCCCTGGGCCAGGTCGTCAACTTTTTCTATACCCTGCAGGGGGAAGCCGCCGGTGCCCAGGCCATGTCCAATTTTGATACCCTGCTGGCCCCGTTTGTCCGGTATGACAATCTTGAGTACAAAGAGGTCAAACAAGCGTTGCAGGAATTTGTTTTCAATATCAATATCCCCACCCGTGTGGGATTCCAGACGCCTTTTACCAATATCACCATGGACCTGAACGTGCCGTCCATGCTCAAGGATTCCCCTGTCATTATCGGCGGAAAATACCAGAAAGACACCTATGCCCAATTCCAGAATGAGATGGATATGATCAATTCCGCCTTTGCTGAAGTGATGATGGAAGGCGATGCCAAGGGCAGGGTGTTCACATTCCCCATTCCCACCTACAATATTACAGCGGATTTTAACTGGGCCAATCCCAAACTGGAAAATATCTGGAAAATGACGGGCAAGTACGGCATTCCCTATTTTTCAAACTTTGTTAATTCCGACATGGACCCTGAAGATGCACGCTCCATGTGCTGCCGTCTCAGACTGGATAACCGGGAACTGCGCAAACGCGGCGGCGGGCTGTTCGGTGCAAATCCATTGACCGGTTCCATCGGCGTTGTCACCTTGAACCTGCCCAGAATCGGTCGTTTGGCCGAGGATGAGGCCGACTTTTTCAGCCGTCTGGATAAACTGATAGACATCAGTGCCGAATCTTTGGGTATCAAGCGCAAAATCCTTGAAAAGTTCACCGAAAACGACCTGTATCCCTATTCAAAATTCTATTTGAGAAAAATCAAGGAAAATACCGGCGTTTACTGGCGCAACCACTTTTCCACCATCGGTGTTCTGGGCATGAATGAAGCCTGCCTCAATTTCCTGGGCGAGGAGAACGGCATTGCCACCCCCCGGGGACAGGCCTTTGCCGTCAAGGCCATGGACCATATCCGCAGCAAAATTGAAAACCTGCAGGAGAGTACCGGTGAAATATTCAACCTGGAAGCAACCCCTGCCGAAGGCACCACCTACCGGTTTGCCAAGCTGGATAAAAAGAAATTCAAAAACATTATCTGCGCCAATGAAGAAGAGTTCAAAAACGGCTCAGACCCCTTTTACACCAACTCCACTCACCTGCCGGTAAACTATACCGACGACTTGTTTGAAGCACTGGAACTGCAGGATGAACTGCAGACCAAGTACACCGGTGGAACGGTTCAGCATCTGTTCCTGGGCGAGGAAGTCTCGGACATCGAAACGGTCAAGCACATGGTGGCCAAGGTGTCCAATTCCTTCCATCTGCCCTATTTCACCCTGACGCCCACCTTTAGTGTATGCCCCTCCCACGGATATATTTCAGGGGAGCATGCCAAATGCGAAACCTGCAATGCCGATACGGAAATTTACTCCAGGGTGGTGGGCTATCTGCGGCCGGTGAGCCAGTGGAACAACGGCAAGCAGACGGAATTCACCATGCGCAAGACCTATACCGCCCAGAAAGTGGCGGCAAAGATCGCGTCATAG
- a CDS encoding anaerobic ribonucleoside-triphosphate reductase activating protein, translating into MYIGGFQKNSLIDFPGTISCVVFTRGCNFTCPYCHNPDLVAGTAAPQGSGGSAVGGGDLPDQQEILNFLEKRKGLIEGVAVTGGEPTLQADLIKFIQTVRQMGYKIKLDTNGTAPRVLDTLFDQGLVDYLAMDIKTDTEHYPMVMKHPEHLDQVLESISLVMNKAPAYEFRTTCVKPFITPAIINNIGKMIRGAASYVLQPCSQNVDMLDPEFAAGEDHFLNADDMAALKKTVLPFVENTRIR; encoded by the coding sequence ATGTATATTGGCGGATTTCAAAAAAACTCCCTGATTGATTTTCCGGGAACCATCAGTTGTGTGGTCTTCACCCGGGGGTGTAACTTCACCTGCCCCTACTGTCATAACCCGGATCTTGTTGCCGGAACCGCCGCGCCCCAAGGGAGCGGCGGCTCCGCTGTTGGGGGCGGGGACCTCCCTGACCAGCAAGAGATTCTGAATTTCCTGGAAAAACGCAAAGGCTTGATCGAAGGGGTTGCCGTAACCGGTGGAGAGCCAACCCTGCAAGCGGATCTGATTAAATTTATCCAGACGGTCCGGCAGATGGGATACAAGATCAAGCTGGATACCAACGGCACGGCCCCAAGAGTTCTGGACACGCTTTTTGACCAGGGCCTTGTGGATTACCTGGCCATGGACATTAAGACAGATACAGAACACTATCCCATGGTCATGAAACACCCGGAACACCTGGATCAGGTCCTGGAAAGTATTTCACTTGTAATGAATAAAGCCCCGGCCTATGAATTCAGAACCACCTGCGTAAAGCCGTTTATCACACCTGCCATCATCAACAATATCGGCAAAATGATCCGGGGGGCGGCATCCTATGTGCTCCAGCCCTGTTCCCAGAATGTGGATATGCTGGACCCGGAATTTGCAGCCGGGGAAGATCATTTTTTAAACGCCGATGACATGGCAGCATTGAAAAAAACCGTGTTACCTTTTGTGGAAAATACCAGGATTCGATAA
- a CDS encoding EFR1 family ferrodoxin (N-terminal region resembles flavodoxins. C-terminal ferrodoxin region binds two 4Fe-4S clusters.), which translates to MKKITLIYFSPTKTTETVLRAITQGIAQGLEISGSEINAVNFTSPQVRDTVFKPFDDNDIVLLGAPVYAGRLPAYAADFFKKLTAVGTPAILTVVYGNREYEDALLELKDIASACGFIPVSGAAFIGEHSFASTDIPVAMNRPDEKDLKLAENFGADSANLLKKTDDLKKMGELKVPGNSPYKEGMGKGAPNFIRVTDFCTNCGLCVTACPSNAIDAERGFATVAENCILCCACIKVCPEHAREMKDGPIKDKAKWLNETCSAPKAAQLFFAAEP; encoded by the coding sequence ATGAAAAAGATTACCCTCATATATTTCAGTCCCACCAAAACAACCGAAACCGTACTCCGGGCCATCACCCAGGGCATTGCCCAGGGCCTGGAAATCAGCGGTTCTGAAATAAACGCCGTCAACTTCACCAGCCCACAAGTCCGGGACACCGTGTTTAAACCATTTGATGACAATGACATTGTACTGCTGGGCGCACCGGTATATGCCGGCCGTCTGCCCGCCTATGCCGCCGATTTCTTTAAAAAACTGACGGCGGTGGGCACCCCGGCCATACTCACCGTGGTATACGGCAACAGAGAATATGAGGATGCACTGCTGGAACTAAAGGATATTGCATCGGCATGTGGATTTATCCCTGTATCAGGGGCGGCATTCATAGGCGAACACTCCTTTGCAAGCACAGATATTCCCGTTGCCATGAACCGCCCCGATGAAAAAGATTTAAAGCTGGCCGAAAACTTTGGTGCCGACAGCGCAAATTTACTCAAAAAGACCGATGATTTAAAGAAAATGGGTGAGTTAAAGGTGCCGGGAAATTCTCCCTATAAAGAGGGCATGGGCAAAGGCGCCCCGAACTTTATTCGGGTGACAGACTTTTGCACAAACTGCGGGTTATGCGTCACGGCATGCCCCTCAAATGCCATTGACGCCGAACGCGGGTTTGCCACCGTTGCCGAAAATTGTATTCTGTGCTGCGCCTGCATCAAGGTCTGTCCTGAACATGCACGGGAGATGAAAGACGGACCGATCAAAGATAAAGCCAAATGGCTGAACGAAACCTGTTCAGCACCCAAAGCAGCCCAGCTCTTTTTTGCCGCAGAACCCTAA